The genomic interval GAAGACGGCGAGCAGGAACAGCACACCGACGACGACCGCCGTCAGGCCGGTGCGGCCGCCGGCGGCGATGCCGGTCGCGCTTTCGATGTAGGCCGTGATCGTGCTCGTGCCGAGGACGGCGCCGCCGGTGACGGCCGCCGCGTCCACGGCGAGGGCGCGGCCGACGCGCGGGAAGGAGCCGGAGTCGTCGATGAGCCCGGCCCGCTGCGCCGTCCCGACGATCGTGCCGAGCGAATCGAAGAGCTCGACGAACGTGAACGTGAAGATCACGGTGAGGAGTCCCATCTTGAGCGCGCCCAGGATGTCGAGCTGGCCCACGATCGTCTGGTCGAAGTGGGGCACCTGAAGGAGCTTGAAGTGCGAGAGATCCGTGACGCCGAACGGCACGCCGATGAGCATCGTGCCGAGAATGCCGAGGAGCACCGCGCCCCGCACGCGCAGCGCCATCAGAATGCCGATCAGGACGATGCCCAGGATGGCCACGAGCGTGTCCGGCTTGAGGATGTCGCCCATCGCGATCACCGTGTCGAGCGGCGTCGCGACCGCGTTGCCGTGACCGGCCTCGACGGCCTTCAGCGTGTCCGGCGTCAGGGAAAGGACGACCGTCATGATGCCGGTCAGCTTCAGCCCGATCAGGGTGATGAAGAGCCCGATGCCGACCGTGATCGCGTGCTTGAGGCTGCTGGGGATGGCCTCGATGATGAGCTGGCGCACGCGGGTTACGGTGAGCAGCAGGAAAATGATGCCCGAGATGAACACCGCGCCGAGCGCCGTCTGCCACGGAATGCCCATGCCCAGCACCACGGTGAACGTGTAGAAGGCGTTCAAGCCCATGCCGGGCGCCAAAGCGATCGGGTAGTTGACGAACAGGCCCATGGCGAGGGTGGCGAGGCCGGCGCCGACGGCCGTCGCGAAGAACACCCCGTCGCGCGGCACGCCGGCGATCGACAGGATGCTCGGGTTGACGAACAGGATGTAGGCCATCGCCATGAACGTCGAGAGGCCGGCGACGACTTCCGTGCGCACGTCCGAGCCGTGCTTCCTCAGCTGAAACCACCGCTCCAGCACGCGACCGCCTCCT from Clostridia bacterium carries:
- a CDS encoding NCS2 family permease codes for the protein MLERWFQLRKHGSDVRTEVVAGLSTFMAMAYILFVNPSILSIAGVPRDGVFFATAVGAGLATLAMGLFVNYPIALAPGMGLNAFYTFTVVLGMGIPWQTALGAVFISGIIFLLLTVTRVRQLIIEAIPSSLKHAITVGIGLFITLIGLKLTGIMTVVLSLTPDTLKAVEAGHGNAVATPLDTVIAMGDILKPDTLVAILGIVLIGILMALRVRGAVLLGILGTMLIGVPFGVTDLSHFKLLQVPHFDQTIVGQLDILGALKMGLLTVIFTFTFVELFDSLGTIVGTAQRAGLIDDSGSFPRVGRALAVDAAAVTGGAVLGTSTITAYIESATGIAAGGRTGLTAVVVGVLFLLAVFFAPVAGIIPDAATAPALVIVGVLMMAAVKGIDFEDFTVALPAFLTIVLMPFTYSIANGVSAGLLLYPLMKLVTGRAREVHWVLWVLAAVVLARFIWLMA